The following proteins are encoded in a genomic region of Burkholderia stabilis:
- the msrA gene encoding peptide-methionine (S)-S-oxide reductase MsrA — protein MNPIPPRDAAPRRRAAMLRRIGAIAVAAAAVFGFQRIVNSAEPMRTVPAPTLDETPGASHDETAVFAGGCFWGVQGVFEHVKGVKQVTAGYAGGASETAHYALVGSGLTGHAESVRIVYDPTQVTYGRLLQVFFSVAHDPTELNRQGPDDGPQYRSAIFPTTAQQRAVATAYIAQLGGAHVFPAPVVTRVEAYKGFYPAEAYHQNYLELHPDAPYIAFNDLPKVAGLKQRFPALYRSDAVLWRDTGS, from the coding sequence ATGAACCCGATTCCCCCCCGCGATGCCGCGCCGCGACGGCGCGCGGCCATGCTGCGCCGCATCGGCGCGATCGCCGTCGCGGCCGCCGCCGTGTTCGGCTTCCAGCGCATCGTCAATTCCGCCGAACCGATGCGCACCGTGCCCGCGCCGACGCTCGACGAAACGCCCGGCGCGTCGCACGACGAGACGGCCGTGTTCGCCGGCGGCTGCTTCTGGGGCGTGCAGGGCGTGTTCGAGCACGTGAAGGGCGTGAAGCAGGTCACGGCCGGTTATGCGGGCGGCGCGTCCGAAACCGCGCACTACGCGCTCGTCGGCTCCGGGCTGACGGGGCACGCGGAATCGGTCCGCATCGTCTACGACCCGACGCAGGTCACGTACGGCCGGCTGCTGCAGGTGTTCTTCTCGGTCGCGCACGATCCGACCGAGCTCAACCGGCAAGGCCCCGACGATGGGCCGCAGTACCGCTCCGCGATCTTCCCGACCACCGCGCAGCAACGCGCGGTCGCGACCGCGTACATCGCGCAGCTCGGCGGCGCGCACGTGTTTCCCGCGCCCGTCGTCACGCGCGTCGAGGCCTACAAGGGGTTCTATCCGGCCGAGGCCTATCACCAGAACTACCTCGAGCTGCATCCCGACGCGCCGTATATCGCGTTCAACGACCTGCCGAAGGTCGCCGGGCTGAAGCAGCGCTTCCCGGCGCTGTACCGCTCCGACGCGGTGCTGTGGCGCGATACCGGTTCGTGA
- a CDS encoding cytochrome c biogenesis protein DipZ: protein MLLIVLAYLGGVLTILSPCILPVLPFVFARADQPFVRTGLPLLAGMALTFAVVATLAAVGGGWVAQANQAGRWIAIVLLAVFGLTLLMPRFAEHLTRPLVAAGNRLTGLAQRDGRPAGPASSLLLGVATGLLWAPCAGPILGLVLTGAALRGASVGTTLLLVAYAAGAATSLAVALVIGGKVFAAMKRSLGAGEWIRRGIGVALLAGVGAIALGLDTGALAQLSTVATGGLETKLIDRLGGRSNGTPAAMAATGDAAGNAAGGAMMAATADGAQPGGAMMRAVGSTPSALPVEGTLPSLDGAVQWLNSPPLTAAGLRGKVVLVDFWTYSCINCLRTLPYTNAWARKYAPYGLVVIGVHAPEFAFERDIGNVKKAVHDLGIDYPVAIDNGYSIWRAFGNEYWPAHYFVDAQGRIRHHHFGEGEYAQSERAIQSLLAEAGHPEALNVPLGLAGAPAKGALAAADAADVRSPETYVGYARAEDFTSPGGVVRDAAHRYDAPARPDLNDWGLAGTWQVGAERATLAAPAGRIVYRFHARDLHLVLGPGENGQPVRFRVTLDGAAPGAAHGADIDAQGYGTVTGQRLYQLVRQPGAIADRTFAIEFLDRGVDAYAFTFG from the coding sequence ATGCTGCTCATCGTCCTTGCCTATCTCGGCGGCGTGCTCACGATCCTGAGCCCGTGCATCCTGCCCGTGCTGCCATTCGTGTTCGCGCGCGCTGACCAGCCGTTCGTGCGCACCGGCCTGCCGCTGCTCGCCGGCATGGCGCTCACGTTCGCCGTCGTCGCGACGCTCGCCGCCGTCGGCGGCGGCTGGGTCGCGCAGGCCAACCAGGCCGGCCGCTGGATCGCGATCGTGCTGCTCGCCGTGTTCGGCCTGACGCTGCTGATGCCGCGCTTCGCGGAACACCTGACGCGCCCGCTCGTCGCTGCCGGCAACCGGCTCACCGGGCTCGCGCAGCGCGACGGCCGCCCGGCCGGCCCCGCGTCGTCGCTGCTGCTCGGCGTCGCGACGGGCCTGCTGTGGGCGCCCTGCGCAGGCCCGATCCTCGGGCTCGTGCTGACCGGCGCCGCGCTGCGCGGCGCGAGCGTCGGCACGACGCTGCTGCTCGTCGCATATGCGGCCGGCGCGGCGACATCGCTCGCCGTCGCGCTCGTGATCGGCGGCAAGGTGTTCGCCGCGATGAAGCGCTCGCTCGGCGCCGGCGAATGGATCCGGCGCGGCATCGGCGTAGCGCTGCTGGCCGGCGTCGGCGCGATCGCGCTCGGCCTCGATACCGGCGCACTCGCGCAACTGTCGACCGTCGCGACGGGCGGGCTCGAGACGAAGCTCATCGACCGGCTCGGCGGCCGCTCGAACGGCACGCCGGCGGCGATGGCCGCGACCGGCGATGCCGCCGGCAACGCGGCGGGCGGCGCGATGATGGCGGCGACCGCCGATGGCGCGCAGCCCGGCGGCGCAATGATGCGCGCGGTCGGCTCGACGCCGTCCGCGCTGCCCGTCGAAGGCACGCTGCCGTCGCTCGACGGGGCCGTGCAGTGGCTGAACTCGCCGCCGCTGACCGCGGCCGGCCTGCGCGGCAAGGTCGTGCTCGTCGATTTCTGGACGTACTCGTGCATCAACTGCCTGCGCACGCTGCCTTACACGAACGCGTGGGCGCGCAAGTACGCGCCGTACGGGCTCGTCGTGATCGGCGTGCATGCGCCGGAATTCGCGTTCGAGCGCGACATCGGCAACGTGAAGAAGGCCGTGCACGACCTCGGTATCGACTACCCGGTCGCGATCGACAACGGCTATTCGATCTGGCGCGCGTTCGGCAACGAATACTGGCCGGCGCACTACTTCGTCGACGCGCAGGGACGCATCCGCCATCACCACTTCGGCGAAGGCGAATACGCGCAGTCGGAACGCGCGATCCAGTCTCTGCTCGCCGAAGCCGGCCATCCGGAAGCATTGAACGTGCCGCTCGGGCTGGCCGGTGCGCCCGCGAAGGGCGCGCTCGCGGCGGCGGACGCCGCGGACGTGCGCTCGCCCGAAACCTATGTCGGTTATGCGCGCGCGGAGGACTTCACGTCGCCGGGCGGCGTCGTGCGCGATGCGGCGCACCGCTACGACGCGCCGGCGCGCCCCGATCTCAACGACTGGGGCCTCGCCGGCACGTGGCAGGTCGGCGCCGAGCGCGCGACGCTCGCCGCACCGGCCGGCCGGATCGTCTACCGCTTCCATGCGCGCGACCTGCACCTCGTGCTCGGCCCCGGCGAGAACGGCCAGCCGGTGCGCTTTCGCGTGACGCTCGACGGCGCGGCGCCCGGCGCCGCGCACGGTGCCGACATCGATGCGCAGGGCTACGGCACCGTCACCGGGCAGCGCCTGTACCAGCTCGTCAGGCAGCCCGGCGCGATCGCCGACCGCACGTTCGCGATCGAGTTTCTCGATCGCGGTGTCGATGCGTACGCATTCACTTTCGGTTGA
- the msrB gene encoding peptide-methionine (R)-S-oxide reductase MsrB — MPTRRHLLFAGATGLAALAALSSAGRRALVGRAFAAPPATPQPGTRFEITLSDAEWHRRLTPAQYDVLRDAGTERPYSSPLNDEHRHGTFACAGCDLALFSSAAKFDSHTGWPSFWKPLDHAVATNTDASFGMIRTEVHCRRCGGHLGHVFDDGPAPTGLRYCMNGLALAFHPAAA, encoded by the coding sequence ATGCCCACCCGCAGACATCTGCTGTTCGCCGGCGCCACCGGCCTCGCCGCGCTCGCGGCACTGTCGTCCGCCGGCCGCCGCGCGCTGGTCGGCCGCGCGTTCGCTGCGCCGCCGGCCACCCCGCAGCCGGGCACCCGCTTCGAAATCACGCTCAGCGACGCCGAATGGCATCGCCGGCTCACGCCCGCCCAGTACGACGTCCTGCGCGACGCCGGCACCGAGCGGCCGTACAGCAGCCCGCTGAACGACGAGCACCGGCACGGCACGTTCGCGTGCGCCGGCTGCGACCTCGCGCTGTTCTCGTCGGCCGCCAAGTTCGACAGCCACACGGGCTGGCCGAGCTTCTGGAAGCCGCTCGACCACGCGGTCGCGACCAACACCGACGCGTCGTTCGGGATGATCCGCACCGAAGTGCACTGCCGCCGCTGCGGCGGCCATCTCGGGCACGTGTTCGACGACGGCCCGGCGCCGACCGGCCTGCGCTACTGCATGAACGGGCTCGCGCTCGCCTTCCACCCGGCCGCCGCCTGA
- a CDS encoding FMN-binding glutamate synthase family protein, protein MFSKRYLAMWCVALFFAAVAILVARQAISWLWLIPVTALIVLGLSDMRQHRHAILRNYPLAGHLRFLSEFIRPAVRQYFIEGDTDEKPFSHVQRSLVYQRAKNVGDKRPFGTKLDVKIVAHQWIDHSLVPTQLDGHDFRIRVGASRLAPYDMSIFNVSAMSFGALSANAIRALNRGAKQGNFAHDTGEGSISPYHREHGGDLIWEIGSGYFGCRNADGTFDPDRFAQQARDGQVKMIEVKLSQGAKPGHGGILSAAKVTREIAETRGIPMGQDCISPSAHSAFATPRELLVFIDQLRDLSGGKPTGFKLCIGHPWEFFGIAKAMLETGIVPDFIVVDGAEGGTGAAPLEFTDHVGMPLQEGLLIVHNTLVGIGLRDQVKLGASGKIITAFDIARALAIGADWINSARGFMFAVGCIQAQHCDTGRCPTGVATQDPARQRALVVPDKAERVYNFHRNTLHALQELVQAAGLEHPSELRAHHIVQRVTPHQIDLLSSLLEYLKPGVLLGDGPFGSALYDTWWPVARSDSFSPGKIVYERLG, encoded by the coding sequence ATGTTCAGCAAACGCTACCTAGCGATGTGGTGCGTGGCCCTTTTCTTCGCTGCCGTTGCCATCCTCGTGGCCCGGCAGGCGATCTCGTGGTTGTGGCTCATTCCTGTCACCGCGCTGATCGTTCTAGGCCTGTCCGACATGCGGCAGCACCGGCACGCGATCCTGCGCAATTACCCGCTCGCGGGCCACCTGCGTTTCCTGTCCGAGTTCATTCGCCCGGCCGTGCGTCAGTACTTCATCGAGGGCGACACCGACGAGAAGCCGTTCTCGCATGTGCAGCGCAGCCTCGTCTACCAGCGAGCAAAAAACGTCGGGGACAAGCGACCGTTCGGCACCAAACTCGATGTGAAGATCGTCGCGCACCAGTGGATCGATCATTCGCTCGTGCCGACACAACTCGACGGACACGATTTCCGGATCCGCGTCGGCGCGTCCCGCCTGGCGCCGTACGACATGTCGATCTTCAACGTCTCGGCGATGAGCTTCGGCGCGCTGTCGGCGAATGCGATCCGCGCCCTCAATCGCGGCGCGAAGCAAGGCAACTTCGCGCACGACACGGGTGAAGGGTCCATTTCGCCGTACCATCGCGAACATGGCGGCGACCTCATTTGGGAAATCGGTTCGGGCTACTTTGGTTGCCGAAACGCCGATGGCACATTCGACCCGGATCGATTCGCGCAGCAAGCGCGCGATGGGCAGGTGAAAATGATCGAGGTGAAGCTGTCGCAGGGCGCGAAGCCCGGTCACGGTGGCATCCTCTCCGCGGCGAAAGTGACGCGCGAAATCGCCGAGACGCGCGGCATCCCGATGGGGCAGGACTGCATCTCGCCGTCCGCGCACTCGGCGTTCGCGACGCCTCGCGAACTGCTCGTCTTCATTGACCAACTGCGCGATCTTTCGGGTGGCAAGCCGACCGGCTTCAAGCTGTGTATCGGACATCCCTGGGAGTTCTTCGGCATTGCGAAGGCCATGCTGGAAACCGGCATCGTGCCGGATTTCATCGTGGTCGACGGTGCGGAAGGCGGCACCGGCGCCGCACCGCTCGAATTTACCGACCACGTTGGCATGCCGCTGCAGGAAGGCTTGCTGATCGTGCACAACACGTTGGTCGGGATCGGCTTGCGTGATCAGGTGAAGCTCGGCGCAAGCGGCAAGATCATCACCGCATTCGACATCGCACGCGCGCTCGCGATCGGCGCGGACTGGATCAACTCGGCACGCGGCTTCATGTTCGCAGTCGGCTGTATCCAGGCGCAGCACTGCGATACAGGCCGCTGCCCGACCGGCGTCGCGACCCAGGATCCCGCTCGCCAGCGCGCGCTCGTCGTGCCTGACAAGGCCGAGCGCGTCTACAATTTCCACCGCAATACGCTGCACGCGCTGCAGGAGCTGGTGCAAGCTGCGGGCCTTGAACACCCGTCCGAGTTGCGCGCGCATCACATTGTCCAGCGTGTCACGCCGCACCAGATCGATCTTTTGTCGTCGCTGCTCGAGTATCTGAAGCCGGGTGTGCTGCTGGGTGACGGACCCTTTGGGTCCGCGCTGTATGACACGTGGTGGCCAGTCGCGCGCAGCGATTCGTTCTCGCCGGGAAAGATTGTGTACGAGCGACTCGGGTGA